A DNA window from Peromyscus leucopus breed LL Stock chromosome 3, UCI_PerLeu_2.1, whole genome shotgun sequence contains the following coding sequences:
- the Samd9 gene encoding sterile alpha motif domain-containing protein 9: protein MAEKLNLPKNTDDWTKEDVNLWLESHKIGQKHREILMREDVSGAVLKWLNKNNLVEMGITHGPAIQIEELFKELQKASSKHPTQTPKKTKGSKNIPKTQTESRETSKQNQRGEEKSDKVDASAVRPEAKSSKSEKNELMGDKTELQDKQSSPGPTCVAYPFNEFSNPYRYKLHFILQPETGPLNLIDPVHEFKAFTNTATATEEDIKMKFSNETFRFASACMNSRTNGTIHFGVEDKPQGKIVGVELTTVTKDALIDHFNLMIEQYFEVHQVQQAKKCIREPRFVEVLLPNSTPSNKFVIEVDVIPQHAECREDYFQIKMQHLKNQTWQQSSKCSVFVRDGPQSKDIIGNKADFKAFKLDLKAVADSRKEAETNCKVKANGKKSEGQKLIDLLTGYQDLLDKSHYEWYILVTNKCHPDQTNHLDFLKEIKWFAVLEFDPESECNGVVKAFKRSRVANLHFPSLFVEGKTTLNEKISSLNLYQQPSWIFCNGRLDLESDKYKPLDAISWQRERASEVRRLISFLTRDDIMPKGRFLVVFLLLSPVDDPRDPLIETFCAFYQDLKGMENMLCICVRSLIYQVWKDLLEARLSRQQDELLKRSISTLNLAEINGTILKLKSLTQSSKRFLPSVGSSTVLLKKEEEIMTALEILCENECEGTLLEKDKKKLLEFKTSKEEDFYRGGKVSWWNFYFSSENYSSSFVKRDKYVKLEKKIQEWAESSQPVCAKIIHLYHHPGCGGTTLAMHILWELRQKFRCAVLKNKTEDFSEIGEQVTNLITYGATSHQEYLPVLLLVDDFEEQDNVYLLQAAIQTAVANKCIRYEKPLVIILNCTRSQNPEKSAKIPDSVALVHQLSDKEQRAFELKLKEIKEQHKNFEDFYSFMIMKTNFNREYIENVVRNILKGQNVATKEAKLFAFLALLNAYVPDTTISLSQCEYFLGISNKKAFWGTEKFEDKMGTYSTILIKSEVIECGSYCGVRIIHHLIATVSLEELKRSYNLNKSEIVMDMLTENVFYDMGLGKSKFFQDMQTLLLTRQRNEHEGETGNWFSPFIEALHKEEGNDAVKDVLLEATRRFNPNAFICQALARHFYLKEKDFKNALTWAKQAKKIEPDNSYISDTLGQVYKSKIRWWIDDNIRNGTISVDELTELLDSAVHASDAFKDSQQQTEDREYEGKERLYQKSKRRYDTYNIAGYQGEIEVGLYTIQILQLLPFFDNKNALSKQDMINFISGNRDLPGDLNEFKSALKNFIPYLTNLQSSLKRSFDFFDDYFVLLKPRNNIKQYEESKNRSKVGGYFKRYVDIFGPLEESQNQNFRSKLSLPLQVERTRRGLEALKADKFSGLLEYLIKSPKDAVGSMEDIVNKYTSLLEQCVSKTQQKEKQNFILANIILSCINPTSKLVKPIKRLKEQLREILQPIGLTYQFSEPYFLASLLFWPENQQLDQDSKQMEKYARALENSFRGQYKRMYRTKQPIAYFFLGKGNNRNRLIHKGKIDENFERSDINSLWHSGKVWEEKKVQDLLLRLQGRAENNNLYIEYGINEKITIPITPTHFGQLRSGRSIEKVSFYLGFSIGGLLAYDIKIV, encoded by the coding sequence ATGGCAGAGAAACTCAACCTCCCAAAAAATACAGATGACTGGACCAAAGAGGATGTAAACCTGTGGCTAGAAAGTCATAAGATTGGCCAAAAGCACAGGGAAATCTTGATGAGAGAGGATGTGAGTGGAGCAGTCTTGAAGTggttaaataaaaacaatcttgTTGAAATGGGCATAACCCATGGACCAGCAATCCAAATAGAAGAGCTATTCAAAGAATtgcagaaagcatcttcaaaacaTCCTACTCAGACACCTAAGAAGACAAAAGGCAGTAAAAATATTCCTAAAACCCAGACCGAAAGTAGAGAGacttcaaagcaaaaccaaagggGTGAAGAGAAATCAGATAAGGTGGATGCTTCTGCAGTGAGGCCAGAGGCTAAAAGttctaaatcagaaaaaaatgagctGATGGGAGATAAAACAGAGCTACAGGATAAACAGTCATCTCCAGGACCAACATGTGTTGCATACCCTTTCAATGAATTCAGTAATCCATATCGTTACAAATTACATTTCATCCTACAGCCTGAAACAGGGCCACTCAATCTCATTGACCCGGTACATGAATTCAAAGCCTTCACAAACACAGCAACAGccacagaagaggacatcaagaTGAAATTTAGCAATGAGACCTTCCGATTTGCTTCAGCGTGTATGAATTCACGTACCAATGGCACCATTCATTTTGGAGTCGAAGACAAACCCCAGGGGAAAATTGTTGGTGTGGAACTCACCACTGTCACTAAAGACGCTCTAATTGACCACTTCAATCTGATGATAGAGCAGTATTTTGAGGTCCATCAGGTCCAACAAGCAAAGAAGTGTATTCGAGAGCCAAGATTTGTTGAAGTTTTACTGCCCAATAGTACTCCATCTAACAAATTTGTTATTGAAGTAGATGTCATTCCACAACACGCTGAATGCAGAGAAGACTATTTCCAGATCAAAATGCAACATCTTAAGAACCAAACATGGCAACAAAGTTCAAAATGCTCAGTCTTTGTGCGAGATGGGCCCCAAAGTAAGGACATCATAGGGAATAAAGCTGATTTCAAAGCCTTTAAGTTAGATTTAAAAGCAGTGGCAGACTCTaggaaagaagcagaaacaaactGCAAAGTAAAAGCAAATGGAAAAAAGAGTGAGGGACAAAAGCTAATTGACCTGTTGACAGGATACCAGGATCTGTTAGATAAGTCACACTATGAGTGGTACATACTTGTTACAAACAAATGTCATCCAGATCAAACCAATCACTTAGATTTCCTGAAGGAAATTAAATGGTTTGCTGTGTTGGAATTTGATCCTGAATCTGAGTGCAATGGTGTAGTCAAGGCTTTCAAAAGAAGCCGAGTAGCAAACCTTCACTTTCCAAGCCTATTTGTAGAAGGAAAAACTACATTAAACGAGAAGATTTCTAGTCTGAATCTTTACCAGCAACCCAGCTGGATTTTCTGCAATGGCAGGTTAGACCTGGAAAGTGACAAATACAAACCCTTAGATGCAATTTCCTGGCAAAGAGAAAGAGCTTCCGAAGTCAGGAGGCTGATTTCATTTCTTACACGTGATGACATAATGCCAAAAGGGAGATTTTTGGTGGTATTTTTATTACTGTCCCCTGTGGATGATCCAAGAGACCCTCTGATTGAGACTTTCTGTGCTTTTTATCAAGATCTCAAAGGAATGGAAAATATGCTGTGTATTTGTGTACGCTCGCTCATATATCAGGTATGGAAAGACCTACTTGAAGCAAGATTATCAAGACAGCAAGATGAATTATTGAAACGAAGTATTTCTACTTtaaatcttgcagagataaatgGCACTATTCTTAAGTTAAAATCTTTAACTCAGTCTTCAAAGCGATTCTTGCCATCTGTTGGTTCATCTACTGTCCTtctgaaaaaggaagaagaaatcatgACTGCTTTGGAAATTCTCTGTGAGAATGAATGTGAAGGTACACTCttggaaaaagacaaaaagaaattacTTGAATTCAAGACATCCAAAGAGGAAGACTTCTACAGGGGTGGCAAAGTGTCCTGGTGGAACTTCTACTTCTCTTCTGAAAACTATTCTTCATCATTTGTAAAAAGGGATAAATatgtaaaacttgaaaaaaaaattcaagaatggGCAGAGTCTTCTCAACCAGTATGTGCAAAAATTATTCATCTGTATCACCATCCAGGCTGTGGAGGAACCACTTTGGCCATGCATATTCTCTGGGAGCTAAGACAGAAGTTCAGATGTGCTGTGctgaaaaacaagacagaagattTCTCAGAAATTGGAGAACAGGTGACAAATTTAATCACCTATGGAGCAACCAGCCATCAGGAATACTTACCTGTGCTGCTCCTCGTTGATGATTTTGAAGAGCAAGACAACGTCTACCTTCTTCAGGCCGCCATTCAAACTGCTGTTGCTAACAAATGTATTCGATATGAGAAGCCTCTGGTGATCATTCTAAATTGTACAAGGTCACAAAATCCTGAGAAAAGTGCAAAGATCCCAGACAGCGTTGCTCTGGTACACCAACTGTCTGACAAAGAACAGAGAGCATTTGAGCTTAAATTGAAGGAAATCAAAGAACAGCATAAAAACTTTgaagatttttattcttttatgatcATGAAAACAAACTTTAACAGAGAGTATATAGAAAATGTAGTCAGGAACATTCTGAAAGGACAAAATGTTGCCACCAAGGAAGCAAAGCTCTTTGCTTTCCTGGCTCTTCTTAATGCATATGTACCTGACACTACCATTTCCCTCTCACAGTGTGAGTATTTCCTAGGAATCTCAAACAAGAAGGCTTTCTGGGGGACAGAGAAGTTTGAAGACAAGATGGGTACCTACTCTACAATTCTAATCAAATCGGAGGTGATAGAATGTGGGAGCTACTGTGGAGTGCGCATCATTCACCATTTGATTGCCACTGTCTCGCTGGAAGAGTTGAAGAGAAGCTACAATTTGAACAAAAGTGAAATTGTGATGGATATGCTCACAGAAAATGTGTTCTATGATATGGGTTTAGGAAAAAGCAAGTTTTTCCAAGATATGCAAACACTGCTGCTCACAAGACAACGCAATGAACATGAAGGTGAGACTGGAAACTGGTTCTCTCCATTCATTGAAGCATTAcataaagaggaaggaaatgacGCAGTTAAAGATGTATTACTTGAAGCTACCCGTAGATTCAACCCTAATGCATTCATTTGCCAAGCCTTGGCAAGACATTTTTACCTTAAAGAGAAGGACTTTAAAAATGCTCTAACCTGggcaaaacaagcaaaaaagataGAGCCTGATAATTCCTACATCTCAGATACACTAGGTCAAGTctacaaaagtaaaataagatgGTGGATAGATGACAACATAAGAAATGGGACTATCTCGGTTGATGAGCTAACAGAACTTCTAGATTCAGCTGTGCATGCATCAGATGCTTTCAAAGATTCTCAACAGCAAACTGAAGATAGAGAGtatgaagggaaagaaagattgtATCAGAAGTCAAAAAGGAGGTATGATACTTACAATATAGCTGGTTATCAAGGAGAGATAGAAGTTGGGCTCTATACTATCCAGATCCTCCaactccttcctttttttgacAACAAAAATGCACTATCTAAGCAAGATATGATCAACTTTATATCAGGAAATCGGGATCTCCCAGGAGATCTAAATGAATTTAAGTCAGCACTCAAGAATTTTATTCCATATCTAACTAACCTGCAATCTTCTTTGAAGAGATCCTTTGACTTTTTTGATGATTACTTTGTCCTTCTAAAACCCAGAAACAATATAAAGCAATATGAAGAGTCTAAAAATCGGAGTAAGGTGGGTGGGTACTTTAAGAGGTATGTAGATATATTTGGTCCCTTGGAAGAGTCACAAAATCAAAATTTTAGATCAAAGCTCAGTCTACCACTTCAAGTAGAAAGGACTCGGAGAGGCCTAGAAGCTTTAAAAGCAGACAAGTTTTCTGGACTCTTAGAATATCTTATCAAAAGTCCAAAAGACGCTGTGGGCTCCATGGAAGATATAGTGAACAAATACACTTCCCTTCTTGAGCAATGTGTTAGCAAAACCCagcaaaaggaaaagcaaaatttCATCTTGGCCAACATCATTCTCTCTTGTATTAACCCTACCTCCAAATTAGTGAAGCCAATTAAAAGACTGAAAGAGCAGCTTCGAGAGATCCTGCAACCAATTGGACTGACTTACCAATTTTCAGAACCTTATTTTCTAGCTTCTCTTTTATTCTGGCCAGAAAACCAACAACTAGATCAAGATTCTAAACAAATGGAAAAGTACGCTCGGGCACTGGAAAATTCTTTCAGGGGGCAATATAAACGCATGTACCGCACAAAGCAACCAATTGCATATTTCTTTCTTGGGAAAGGCAACAATAGAAACAGACTTATCCACAAAGGAAAAATTGATGAAAATTTTGAAAGGTCTGATATTAATTCCTTGTGGCATAGTGGAAAAGTATGGGAAGAGAAAAAAGTCCAGGATCTTTTGCTTCGTTTACAGGGACGAGCTGAAAACAACAATTTATACATAGAGTATGGAATCAATGAAAAAATCACAATACCAATTACACCCACTCACTTCGGTCAACTTAGAAGTGGGAGAAGCATAGAAAAGGTGTCTTTTTATCTAGGATTTTCCATTGGAGGCCTTCTTGCTTATGACATTAAAATTGTTTAA